In Acidovorax sp. 106, the following proteins share a genomic window:
- a CDS encoding FAD-binding oxidoreductase produces MAHRKSLNRTAKQRRIAHFLSQPLQAAAPGQSATLTAAQKADLEARTVGRVVFPWDPDYDQDRQETNPAFQDYPLAIIYCACDADVLASLAFTQVLGVAVSVRSGGHSTAGYSVNTGGIVIDLSEMKGVVLDEDRALVHVLPGTPFEVFNGALNGTGWHVPTGACGSVCVAGFVQGGGYGYTSRTYGIQSDKAAAFRVALASGKIVTAKAEGEHADLFWALRGGTGGNFGVVLQVSYHMVRLPSVWGWSITWQAEQAAQVLELLQKDYTRRGAPEQLGYMMNLGYYNGQVVYMVQGMYCGPRDEGYAAIEPLLQIPGAQLVVDKVGTYPELNEYFEDHPYPLPQDLPDGICETKASGYIDKPIPQAVWQQVIDQFHKAVNPWSMVYTEPYGGAIARYPVKDSAFVHRHVDMDIVIDGCWRNEEERVTVQAWIDGLYDLLRPYMNGHVYQNYPNRALQDFAQAYWGDEAYLRLREIKTKYDPTNFFCYQQSIAPL; encoded by the coding sequence ATGGCCCATCGGAAAAGTCTCAACCGCACGGCAAAGCAACGCCGCATCGCGCACTTCTTGTCGCAGCCCCTGCAAGCGGCGGCCCCTGGCCAAAGCGCCACGCTGACGGCGGCACAAAAGGCCGACCTGGAAGCCCGCACCGTCGGGCGCGTGGTCTTCCCGTGGGACCCTGACTACGACCAGGACCGGCAGGAGACCAACCCCGCTTTCCAGGATTACCCCCTGGCCATCATCTACTGTGCCTGCGACGCCGACGTGCTGGCCAGCCTCGCGTTTACGCAGGTGCTGGGGGTGGCAGTTTCAGTCCGCTCGGGCGGGCACAGCACGGCGGGCTATTCCGTCAACACCGGCGGCATCGTGATTGACCTGAGCGAGATGAAGGGCGTGGTGCTGGACGAAGACCGGGCCCTGGTGCATGTGCTGCCCGGCACGCCGTTTGAGGTGTTCAACGGCGCACTCAATGGCACGGGCTGGCATGTGCCCACGGGGGCCTGCGGCAGCGTGTGCGTGGCCGGGTTTGTGCAAGGCGGGGGCTATGGCTACACCTCGCGGACCTATGGCATCCAAAGCGACAAGGCGGCGGCGTTTCGCGTGGCACTGGCCAGTGGCAAGATAGTCACCGCCAAGGCCGAAGGCGAACATGCCGACCTGTTCTGGGCTTTGCGGGGCGGCACGGGTGGCAACTTTGGCGTGGTGCTGCAGGTCAGCTACCACATGGTGCGTCTGCCGTCGGTGTGGGGCTGGTCCATCACCTGGCAGGCCGAGCAGGCCGCGCAGGTGCTGGAGCTGCTGCAAAAGGACTACACCCGCCGGGGAGCCCCAGAACAGCTGGGCTACATGATGAACCTGGGCTACTACAACGGGCAGGTGGTGTACATGGTGCAGGGCATGTACTGCGGCCCGCGGGACGAGGGCTATGCAGCCATCGAGCCGCTGCTGCAAATCCCCGGTGCGCAGCTGGTGGTGGACAAAGTGGGCACGTACCCAGAGCTGAACGAGTACTTTGAAGACCACCCCTACCCGCTGCCGCAAGACCTGCCCGACGGCATTTGCGAGACCAAGGCCAGCGGGTATATCGACAAGCCCATTCCCCAGGCGGTGTGGCAGCAGGTCATCGATCAGTTCCACAAGGCCGTCAACCCCTGGAGCATGGTCTACACCGAACCCTACGGCGGCGCCATTGCCCGCTACCCAGTGAAGGACAGCGCCTTCGTGCACCGCCATGTGGACATGGACATCGTGATCGATGGCTGCTGGCGCAATGAGGAAGAGCGCGTGACGGTGCAAGCCTGGATCGACGGGCTGTACGACCTGCTGCGCCCCTACATGAACGGGCATGTGTACCAGAACTACCCCAACCGGGCTTTGCAGGACTTTGCCCAGGCCTATTGGGGCGATGAAGCGTACCTGCGGCTGCGCGAAATCAAGACCAAGTACGATCCGACGAACTTCTTCTGCTACCAGCAGAGCATTGCGCCTTTGTGA
- a CDS encoding carbohydrate ABC transporter permease has translation MTTRRRSKFPLGLLALRTAVAWAVALLLVFPLAWLFLTAFKTELQAIAVPPQILFTPTLENFHEVQERSDYLLYAKNSVITSVLSTVLGLMLAAPAAYAMAFFKGKYTKDILMWMLSTKMMPAVGALVPIYVLAQKSHLLDTQLALIIVFALSNLPIMVWMLYSHFKDIPREILEAARMDGATLWQEVRLVLLPLGMGGLASTGLLCLVLSWNEAFWSLNLSAAKAGTLATLIASYSSPEGLFWAKLSAASLMAIAPIVVFGWFSQKQLVQGLTFGAVK, from the coding sequence ATGACTACCCGACGCCGTTCCAAATTCCCTCTAGGCCTCTTGGCCCTGCGCACTGCCGTGGCATGGGCCGTGGCCCTGCTGCTGGTGTTTCCGCTGGCCTGGCTGTTCCTCACCGCCTTCAAGACCGAGCTGCAGGCCATTGCAGTGCCCCCGCAAATCCTGTTCACGCCCACGCTCGAAAACTTCCACGAAGTGCAAGAGCGCAGCGACTACCTGCTATACGCCAAGAACTCTGTCATCACCAGCGTGCTGTCCACCGTGCTGGGGCTCATGCTCGCTGCACCTGCTGCGTATGCCATGGCCTTCTTCAAAGGCAAGTACACCAAAGACATTTTGATGTGGATGCTCTCCACCAAGATGATGCCCGCCGTGGGCGCGCTGGTGCCCATCTACGTGCTGGCGCAGAAGAGCCACCTGCTCGATACGCAGCTTGCGCTCATCATCGTGTTCGCACTGTCCAACCTGCCCATCATGGTCTGGATGCTGTATTCGCACTTCAAGGACATCCCACGCGAAATTCTGGAAGCCGCGCGCATGGACGGCGCCACGCTGTGGCAAGAGGTGCGGCTGGTGCTGCTGCCGCTGGGCATGGGCGGCCTCGCATCCACCGGCCTGTTGTGCCTGGTGCTGTCGTGGAACGAAGCCTTCTGGAGCCTGAACCTCAGCGCCGCCAAGGCAGGCACGCTGGCCACGCTCATCGCCTCGTACTCCAGCCCCGAAGGCCTGTTCTGGGCCAAGTTGTCTGCCGCGTCGCTCATGGCGATTGCGCCCATCGTGGTGTTTGGCTGGTTCAGCCAGAAGCAGCTTGTGCAGGGCCTGACCTTCGGCGCCGTGAAATGA
- a CDS encoding sugar ABC transporter substrate-binding protein, with translation MPHSPRAATRAAAPRRLALAVALALTSLCGAAHAQTELVIATVNNGHMIEMQKLSKNFEQANPDIKLKWVTLEEGVLRQRVTTDIATKGGQFDVMTIGLYEAPIWGKKGWLQELKTDAAYDADDLLPAVRSGLSVDGKLFAAPFYAESSMLMYRKDLADKAGVQVPERPTWPQIKDLAAKMHDPKNGVYGICLRGKPGWGDNMAFITTLVNTFGGQWFDMQWKPQLESKPWKDAITFYVDLLKNYGPPGSSSNSFNEILALTNSGKCGMWIDATIAASFVSDPKQSKVAEHMAFAQAPTMNTPKGANWLWSWNLAIPAGSKKVDAAQKFITWSTSKDYIQLVAKTNGWANVPTGTRKSTYASPEFQKAARFAAAEKTAIDSANPTDSTLPKSPYVGVQFAAIPEFQAIGIAVGQQMSAALAGKTTVDAALKASQVTAEREMKKGGYYK, from the coding sequence ATGCCACATTCCCCCCGTGCTGCCACCCGCGCCGCTGCGCCCAGGCGCCTTGCCTTGGCCGTTGCGCTGGCTTTGACTTCGCTGTGCGGCGCCGCCCACGCGCAGACCGAGCTGGTGATCGCCACCGTGAACAACGGCCACATGATCGAGATGCAAAAGCTCAGCAAGAACTTCGAGCAGGCCAACCCCGACATCAAGCTCAAGTGGGTGACGCTGGAAGAGGGCGTGTTGCGCCAGCGCGTGACGACCGACATCGCCACCAAGGGCGGCCAGTTCGACGTGATGACCATAGGCCTGTACGAGGCGCCCATCTGGGGCAAGAAGGGCTGGCTGCAAGAGCTCAAGACCGACGCCGCCTACGATGCAGACGACCTGCTGCCCGCCGTGCGCAGTGGCCTGTCGGTGGACGGCAAGCTGTTTGCCGCGCCGTTCTATGCCGAAAGCTCCATGCTCATGTACCGCAAGGACCTGGCCGACAAGGCGGGCGTGCAGGTGCCCGAGCGCCCCACCTGGCCGCAGATCAAGGACCTGGCCGCCAAGATGCACGACCCCAAGAACGGCGTGTATGGCATCTGCCTGCGCGGCAAACCGGGTTGGGGCGACAACATGGCCTTCATCACAACCCTGGTCAACACGTTTGGCGGCCAGTGGTTTGACATGCAGTGGAAGCCGCAGCTCGAATCCAAGCCCTGGAAGGACGCGATCACCTTCTACGTGGATCTGCTCAAGAACTACGGCCCCCCCGGCTCGTCGTCCAACAGCTTCAATGAAATCCTGGCACTCACCAACTCGGGCAAGTGCGGCATGTGGATCGACGCGACCATTGCGGCCTCGTTCGTGAGCGATCCCAAGCAGTCCAAGGTGGCCGAGCACATGGCCTTTGCGCAGGCCCCCACCATGAACACGCCCAAGGGCGCCAACTGGCTGTGGTCGTGGAATCTGGCCATCCCCGCAGGCTCCAAGAAGGTCGATGCCGCGCAGAAGTTCATCACCTGGTCGACCAGCAAGGACTACATCCAGCTGGTGGCCAAGACCAATGGCTGGGCCAACGTGCCCACCGGCACGCGCAAGAGCACCTACGCGTCGCCAGAGTTCCAGAAAGCCGCCCGTTTTGCCGCCGCTGAAAAGACGGCCATCGACTCGGCCAACCCCACCGATTCCACCCTGCCCAAGAGCCCGTATGTGGGCGTGCAGTTTGCGGCCATCCCAGAGTTCCAGGCCATTGGCATCGCCGTAGGCCAGCAGATGAGCGCTGCCCTGGCAGGCAAGACAACGGTGGACGCGGCCCTCAAGGCCAGCCAGGTGACCGCCGAGCGCGAGATGAAAAAGGGCGGTTATTACAAGTAA
- a CDS encoding carbohydrate ABC transporter permease codes for MNRLLPRLLLTPAMATLFLWMIVPLVMTIYFSLIRYNLMQPDQSGFAGLENFEYFVTDPSFGTAVLNTVWLLGSVILITVVVGIAIALLINDPFPGRGIVRVLLISPFFVMPTVNALMWKNMMMNPIYGVLAQVWMFFGAQPVDWLTDFPLFSVIVMVSWQWLPFATLIFMTALQSMNHEQLEAARMDGATYLQQLRYLYLPHLGRSVAVVVMIELIFLLSIFAEIYTTTGGGPGDASTNVTFLIFKQALLNFDAGVASAGALFAVVLANIAAVFLIRMVGKNLDK; via the coding sequence ATGAACCGCCTGCTCCCCCGCCTGCTGCTCACGCCAGCCATGGCCACGCTCTTCCTGTGGATGATCGTGCCGCTGGTGATGACGATCTACTTCTCGCTCATCCGCTACAACCTCATGCAGCCCGACCAGTCGGGCTTTGCGGGGCTGGAGAATTTCGAGTACTTCGTCACCGACCCGTCGTTTGGCACAGCGGTGCTCAACACCGTGTGGCTGCTGGGCAGTGTCATCCTGATCACGGTGGTGGTGGGCATTGCGATAGCGTTGCTCATCAACGACCCGTTTCCGGGGCGCGGCATTGTGCGGGTGTTGCTGATTTCGCCGTTCTTCGTCATGCCCACCGTGAACGCTCTGATGTGGAAGAACATGATGATGAACCCCATCTACGGCGTGCTGGCGCAGGTGTGGATGTTCTTTGGCGCGCAGCCGGTGGATTGGCTCACCGACTTTCCGCTGTTCTCCGTCATCGTCATGGTGTCGTGGCAATGGCTGCCGTTTGCCACGCTCATCTTCATGACTGCGCTGCAAAGCATGAACCACGAGCAGCTCGAAGCCGCCCGCATGGACGGCGCCACCTACCTGCAGCAGCTGCGCTATCTGTACCTGCCGCACCTGGGCCGCTCGGTGGCGGTGGTCGTGATGATTGAGCTGATTTTTCTGCTCAGCATCTTTGCCGAGATCTACACCACCACAGGCGGTGGCCCGGGTGATGCGAGCACCAACGTCACCTTCCTCATCTTCAAGCAGGCACTGCTCAACTTTGATGCGGGCGTGGCCTCGGCCGGGGCGCTGTTTGCGGTGGTGCTGGCCAACATCGCGGCGGTGTTTTTGATCCGCATGGTCGGTAAAAACCTCGACAAGTAA
- a CDS encoding TonB-dependent siderophore receptor, translating into MPSAFLPFPLNPCAAALLLVLAASAVAAQPAVAQAPTAPVSAAAVRDYDLPAGPLSAALNRIAREAGLALTADAQLVAGRSAAPVRGRFGAAEALRRALAGSGLELRETTGGTFTLREAQPPAAQQVPRLSDAATLGAVTVTASAEAQPGDLPPVYAGGQVATGSRAGLLGNQRLMDTPFHITSYTAELMQDQQAITVADVLANDPSVRTVSYSLTNAAAGGDIFLIRGFSVQDSVLFDGIGGIATNRAVAVEAAERVEVLKGPNALLNGMAPGAGGAVGGAINLVPKRAGDVPLTRLTTTYLSKGNLGGHLDVGHRYGDEHQWGVRFNGIYRDGKTATQGQSVKLGAAALAVDYRGSQLRASVDAGHQTMNNEAPQGAAGFGIDDGIAIPRPPQASHRIAQDWEFARSQSNYLLAKAEYCLTPDWTLSVAAGGSQTRSRYLATDVFVTSVQGDAQATTYFWPNWTNYRTVQGGLQGTVRTGEATHRINLHASYLKKDSGFTAQYYGFDSFATNMYAPAATARPSIDGFSSRPPKTDSLQLPSVALSDTVSLWQERLAVTLGARYQGVKVVKYDPTTGAGSTAYDEHAVTPALAAVFKLQPHLSLYGNYIEGLVQGDSAPLGTTNAGQVFPPVRTKQREVGVKADFGRFSTTASVFHIQKPSGLVASNGDGTFTYQVGAEQRNRGVELNVFGEVARGTRLLGGMTFNDARLTQTEGGIYNGNAAPNVSRWQLNLGSDHDVAAIAGLTLSARMISSSPQHVDAANLRRIPGWTRWDIGARYKTQAWGGPLVLRASVDNLFNRNYWSSGSGSWLYVGSPRTVTLSATVDF; encoded by the coding sequence ATGCCCTCTGCCTTTCTTCCTTTTCCCCTCAACCCATGCGCGGCGGCGCTGCTGCTCGTGCTGGCGGCCTCTGCGGTAGCCGCGCAGCCAGCCGTGGCACAGGCCCCTACGGCCCCGGTCAGCGCTGCTGCGGTGCGCGACTACGACCTGCCTGCAGGCCCGCTGAGTGCCGCCCTGAACCGCATTGCACGTGAGGCCGGTCTGGCACTCACTGCCGATGCGCAGCTGGTGGCTGGTCGCAGCGCTGCGCCGGTGCGAGGCCGCTTCGGCGCCGCTGAGGCGTTGCGCCGTGCGCTGGCGGGCTCGGGGCTGGAGCTGCGAGAGACCACGGGCGGCACCTTCACGCTGCGCGAGGCACAGCCGCCTGCGGCGCAGCAGGTGCCCCGGCTCAGCGACGCCGCGACCCTGGGTGCAGTCACCGTGACCGCCAGTGCTGAAGCGCAGCCCGGTGACCTGCCGCCTGTGTATGCCGGCGGCCAGGTCGCCACGGGCAGCCGGGCTGGCCTGCTGGGCAATCAGCGGCTGATGGACACGCCGTTCCACATCACGAGCTACACGGCCGAACTCATGCAGGACCAGCAGGCGATCACGGTGGCCGACGTGCTGGCCAACGATCCGTCTGTTCGCACGGTGTCCTACAGCCTGACGAACGCCGCTGCGGGGGGTGACATCTTTCTGATCCGCGGCTTCTCGGTGCAGGACTCGGTGCTGTTCGACGGCATCGGCGGCATCGCCACCAACCGTGCCGTGGCGGTCGAAGCGGCCGAGCGTGTGGAGGTGCTCAAGGGCCCCAACGCGCTGCTCAACGGCATGGCGCCCGGGGCGGGCGGCGCAGTGGGCGGTGCGATCAACCTGGTGCCCAAGCGGGCGGGCGATGTGCCGCTGACCCGCCTGACCACCACCTACCTCTCCAAAGGCAATCTAGGCGGCCATCTGGATGTAGGCCACCGGTATGGCGACGAGCACCAATGGGGGGTGCGCTTCAACGGCATCTACCGCGACGGAAAGACCGCTACCCAGGGCCAGTCCGTCAAGTTGGGCGCGGCAGCGCTCGCTGTGGACTACCGGGGCAGCCAGCTGAGGGCCTCAGTAGATGCCGGCCACCAGACGATGAACAACGAAGCGCCGCAAGGCGCCGCGGGCTTTGGCATCGACGACGGCATTGCCATCCCCAGGCCGCCCCAGGCCAGCCATCGCATCGCGCAGGACTGGGAATTCGCCAGGTCGCAGAGCAATTACCTCCTGGCCAAAGCCGAGTACTGCCTGACCCCGGACTGGACGCTTTCTGTGGCGGCAGGTGGCAGCCAAACGCGGTCCCGCTACCTCGCCACCGACGTGTTCGTGACCAGCGTGCAGGGCGATGCACAGGCCACTACGTACTTCTGGCCCAACTGGACGAACTACCGCACCGTGCAAGGTGGCCTGCAAGGCACGGTGCGTACCGGCGAAGCCACGCACCGCATCAACCTCCATGCCTCGTACCTGAAGAAAGACAGCGGCTTCACGGCGCAGTACTACGGCTTCGACAGCTTCGCAACCAACATGTACGCCCCCGCAGCCACCGCGCGTCCGTCCATCGATGGGTTTTCATCGCGTCCACCCAAAACCGATTCCTTGCAGCTGCCATCCGTGGCTTTGTCCGACACGGTCTCGCTGTGGCAAGAGCGCCTGGCCGTCACGCTCGGGGCCCGGTACCAGGGCGTGAAGGTCGTCAAGTACGACCCCACCACCGGGGCCGGCAGCACCGCGTACGACGAGCATGCGGTGACGCCTGCGCTGGCGGCGGTGTTCAAGCTCCAGCCGCACCTGTCGCTCTACGGCAACTACATCGAAGGGCTGGTCCAGGGCGATTCAGCGCCACTGGGCACCACCAATGCCGGACAGGTGTTTCCGCCGGTCAGGACGAAACAACGGGAAGTGGGCGTGAAGGCCGACTTTGGCCGCTTCAGCACCACGGCGAGCGTCTTCCACATCCAGAAGCCGAGTGGGCTGGTGGCGTCCAACGGCGATGGCACTTTCACTTACCAGGTCGGTGCAGAGCAGCGCAACCGCGGGGTCGAGCTCAATGTCTTCGGCGAGGTGGCCCGCGGCACGCGCCTGCTGGGCGGCATGACCTTCAACGATGCCCGGCTGACCCAAACCGAAGGCGGTATCTACAACGGCAACGCCGCGCCGAACGTGTCGCGCTGGCAGCTCAACCTGGGCAGCGACCACGACGTGGCCGCCATTGCGGGGCTGACGCTGTCGGCCCGCATGATCTCCAGCAGCCCGCAGCATGTGGATGCCGCCAACCTGCGGCGCATTCCGGGCTGGACGCGCTGGGACATCGGAGCCCGCTACAAGACCCAGGCCTGGGGCGGGCCGCTGGTGCTGCGCGCGAGCGTGGACAACCTTTTCAACCGCAACTACTGGTCCAGCGGGTCCGGAAGCTGGCTGTATGTGGGCAGCCCTCGCACGGTGACTCTGTCTGCCACCGTGGATTTTTGA
- a CDS encoding DUF4337 domain-containing protein — protein sequence MSSGGFHVHGPHDHAIEHATQGHGDDHAPSHGEPGHGGSSTNKIAMFTAIVATVGAIFAYMGGATQANAGLMKNDAAIKKTEASNQWNYFQSKSTKQSLAELARDLTPGEQEKAKYQAKIDRYETEKNEIKKVAEGLEADARAFDHQSDAQMHQHHRWAQATTALQVAIALAAIALLTRKKWLEWGMYGVATIGLGVGVLAMLHI from the coding sequence ATGTCTTCCGGCGGATTCCACGTACACGGCCCCCACGACCATGCCATCGAGCACGCCACCCAAGGCCATGGGGACGACCACGCCCCCAGCCACGGCGAGCCAGGGCACGGCGGCAGCAGCACCAACAAGATCGCCATGTTCACAGCCATCGTGGCCACGGTGGGCGCCATCTTTGCCTACATGGGCGGCGCCACCCAGGCCAACGCGGGCTTGATGAAAAACGATGCCGCGATCAAGAAAACCGAGGCCTCCAACCAGTGGAATTACTTCCAGTCCAAAAGCACCAAGCAGTCCCTGGCCGAGCTGGCCCGCGACCTGACGCCGGGCGAGCAGGAGAAGGCCAAGTACCAAGCCAAGATTGACCGCTACGAGACCGAGAAGAACGAGATCAAGAAAGTGGCCGAGGGCCTGGAGGCCGATGCCCGCGCGTTTGACCATCAAAGCGATGCCCAAATGCACCAGCACCACCGCTGGGCCCAGGCCACCACGGCACTGCAGGTGGCCATTGCGCTGGCCGCCATTGCTTTGCTGACCCGCAAGAAGTGGCTGGAATGGGGGATGTATGGCGTGGCGACCATTGGGCTAGGCGTGGGCGTGCTCGCCATGCTGCACATCTGA
- a CDS encoding FecR domain-containing protein, whose product MSAARPCIGPTGAAADSRPVPPAVLDAAIDWQLRMAPTGDGRAKPPGSQALADWLAAHPDHARAWRQLGEIDAQLSRAEDAAMGPATRAALLRRQRPVRVAGAVLGLVLAVACGLVVLDRFQPVGQLLADHRTATGERRTIVLPDQTVLHLNTRSAVDVAFSANQRAIRVRAGEVAVETSHADPAEQRPFVVLFEEGSLRALGTRFTVRRWPQVSGAAQAGTEVSVSQSAVAARPSSCGVAASAPCAAERIVPAGRGARLVGGRVEPLATAPDADAWKDGMLVVDNQPLGDVVATLARYRAGHLGVAPQVASLRVTGTLPLADTDQALLALTAAVPVDVVSATRWWVTLEPRSAR is encoded by the coding sequence ATGAGCGCCGCCCGGCCCTGCATCGGACCCACTGGCGCTGCGGCGGATAGCCGCCCTGTACCGCCAGCGGTGCTGGATGCCGCCATCGACTGGCAACTGCGGATGGCGCCCACGGGTGACGGCCGAGCCAAGCCGCCGGGCAGCCAAGCGCTGGCCGACTGGCTTGCCGCACACCCCGACCACGCCCGCGCTTGGCGCCAGTTGGGTGAGATCGACGCACAGCTTTCCCGCGCCGAGGATGCCGCCATGGGCCCCGCCACCCGCGCTGCGCTGCTGCGCCGCCAGCGCCCGGTGCGCGTGGCAGGTGCGGTGCTGGGGCTCGTGCTGGCCGTGGCGTGCGGCCTGGTGGTGCTCGACCGCTTCCAGCCCGTGGGCCAGTTGCTGGCCGACCACCGCACCGCCACCGGCGAGCGCCGCACCATTGTGCTGCCCGACCAGACCGTGCTGCACCTGAACACCCGCAGCGCCGTGGATGTGGCGTTCAGCGCAAATCAGCGTGCCATCCGCGTGCGTGCGGGTGAGGTGGCCGTGGAAACCAGCCATGCCGACCCGGCCGAACAGCGCCCCTTCGTCGTGCTGTTCGAAGAGGGCAGTCTGCGTGCGCTGGGCACGCGCTTCACCGTGCGCCGCTGGCCGCAGGTGAGCGGTGCTGCCCAGGCTGGCACCGAAGTCAGCGTCTCTCAGTCGGCCGTCGCGGCCCGCCCGTCAAGTTGTGGCGTGGCGGCGTCCGCGCCGTGCGCCGCCGAGCGCATCGTCCCGGCAGGGCGGGGTGCGCGGCTGGTGGGTGGGCGGGTGGAACCTTTGGCCACTGCGCCCGACGCAGACGCCTGGAAAGACGGCATGCTCGTCGTGGACAACCAGCCCCTGGGCGATGTGGTGGCCACGCTGGCGCGCTACCGCGCCGGGCACCTCGGCGTCGCCCCCCAGGTGGCCAGCCTGCGCGTGACGGGCACGCTGCCGCTGGCCGACACCGACCAGGCCCTGCTGGCGCTGACCGCTGCGGTGCCGGTGGATGTGGTCTCGGCCACACGCTGGTGGGTCACGTTGGAACCACGTTCTGCGCGTTGA
- a CDS encoding sigma-70 family RNA polymerase sigma factor codes for MPAAHPLHTLYSDHHGWLQSWLRRRLGCVDDAADLAQDTFVRLLARPAPMAPEALREPRAYLTTVARGLLVDFWRRGELERAYLADLAQQPEPQQPSPEERMAALQMLQALDALLQRLTPKTRAAWLMSRLDGLTHAEIAERLHVSVPRVRQYLASALRHAYHLRFGSAA; via the coding sequence ATGCCCGCCGCCCACCCACTGCATACGCTCTACAGCGACCACCATGGGTGGCTGCAGTCTTGGCTGCGCAGGCGGCTGGGTTGTGTTGACGACGCTGCCGATCTGGCGCAAGACACCTTCGTGCGCCTGCTGGCGCGCCCGGCCCCGATGGCTCCGGAGGCGCTGCGCGAGCCCCGCGCCTACCTGACCACCGTGGCGCGGGGCTTGTTGGTGGATTTCTGGCGCCGTGGCGAGCTGGAGCGCGCCTACCTCGCAGACCTGGCGCAGCAACCCGAGCCGCAGCAACCTTCTCCCGAAGAGCGCATGGCCGCCTTGCAGATGCTACAGGCGCTCGATGCGCTGTTGCAGCGGCTGACGCCCAAGACCCGTGCAGCCTGGCTCATGAGTCGGCTGGACGGCCTGACCCATGCAGAGATTGCCGAGCGCCTGCACGTCTCGGTGCCGCGCGTGCGCCAATACCTGGCCAGCGCCCTGCGCCACGCCTACCACCTGCGGTTTGGCAGCGCAGCATGA
- a CDS encoding dihydrofolate reductase codes for MPPLHLIYARAANGVIGKDNAMPWHLPEDMAHFKQLTQGCAVIMGRKTWDSLPPRFRPLPGRTNIVVTRQGDWQAEGALRADSLEQALQLAQAASTEPSRPVWVIGGAQIYAQALPLASRVEVTEIAQDFDGDAYAPTLDAQWAEATRTEHVSTNGLPFHFVSYVRG; via the coding sequence ATGCCGCCACTGCACCTCATCTACGCCCGCGCTGCCAATGGCGTGATCGGCAAAGACAACGCCATGCCCTGGCACCTGCCCGAAGACATGGCGCACTTCAAGCAGCTCACGCAGGGTTGCGCGGTCATCATGGGGCGCAAGACGTGGGACTCGCTGCCCCCGCGCTTTCGTCCCCTGCCGGGGCGCACCAACATCGTGGTCACCCGCCAAGGCGACTGGCAGGCCGAAGGCGCGCTGCGCGCAGACAGCCTGGAGCAAGCCCTGCAGCTTGCCCAGGCCGCCAGCACCGAGCCCAGCCGCCCGGTGTGGGTCATAGGCGGCGCCCAGATCTACGCCCAGGCCCTGCCGCTGGCCAGCCGCGTCGAGGTGACCGAGATTGCGCAAGACTTTGACGGCGATGCCTACGCCCCCACGCTGGACGCGCAATGGGCAGAGGCCACGCGCACTGAGCACGTCAGCACCAACGGCCTGCCGTTTCACTTCGTGAGCTATGTGCGGGGTTGA
- a CDS encoding thymidylate synthase — MTAEHARPIRSQYEDLMRHVFTQGVEKADRTGTGTKSVFGHQMRFDLKEGFPLVTTKKVHLRSIIQELLWFLTGSSNNNWLKERGVTIWDEWAREDGDLGPVYGVQWRSWPAPTPDNPRGHIDQISEVIKTLKTNPDSRRIIVSAWNVADLDKMALMPCHAFFQFYVAPAQEPGGRGTLSCQLYQRSADIFLGVPFNIASYALLTHMVAQQCDLDVGDFIWTGGDCHIYSNHYEQVTTQLARAPYAYPTLHIKRKPASIFEYAYEDFEVLDYQCHPAIKAPVAV; from the coding sequence ATGACAGCAGAACACGCCCGCCCCATCCGCTCGCAATATGAAGACTTGATGCGCCATGTGTTCACCCAAGGGGTGGAAAAGGCCGACCGCACTGGTACCGGCACCAAGAGCGTCTTCGGCCACCAGATGCGGTTTGACCTGAAGGAAGGCTTTCCGCTGGTCACGACCAAGAAAGTGCACCTGCGCTCCATCATCCAGGAGCTGCTGTGGTTCCTCACGGGGTCGAGCAACAACAACTGGCTCAAGGAGCGCGGCGTCACCATCTGGGACGAATGGGCGCGCGAGGACGGTGACCTGGGTCCCGTGTATGGCGTGCAGTGGCGCAGCTGGCCCGCGCCCACCCCGGACAATCCCCGCGGGCACATCGACCAGATCAGCGAAGTCATCAAAACGCTCAAGACCAACCCTGACTCACGCCGCATCATCGTGAGCGCCTGGAACGTGGCCGATCTGGACAAGATGGCGCTGATGCCCTGCCACGCGTTCTTCCAGTTCTACGTGGCCCCGGCGCAAGAGCCCGGCGGGCGCGGCACCCTGAGCTGCCAGCTCTACCAGCGCAGTGCCGACATCTTTTTGGGCGTGCCCTTCAACATTGCCAGCTATGCGCTGCTGACCCACATGGTGGCGCAGCAGTGCGACCTGGATGTGGGCGACTTCATCTGGACGGGTGGGGACTGCCACATTTACAGCAACCACTACGAGCAGGTCACCACGCAACTGGCGCGCGCACCCTACGCCTACCCCACGCTGCATATCAAGCGCAAGCCCGCCAGCATCTTCGAATACGCCTACGAAGATTTTGAGGTGCTGGACTACCAATGCCACCCCGCCATCAAGGCGCCTGTGGCGGTGTGA